A single window of Syntrophus aciditrophicus SB DNA harbors:
- the ydiK gene encoding AI-2E family transporter YdiK: protein MSMQKSPAPDLTRIILQILWIGILIASSLWILRPFLPSLIWSVMIVVATWPFMLKMETCLWRKRGLAVAAMMIAMLTLFVVPFSLAIVAIIDNADRIAAWVTSFQGQALPALPDWLSGVPVVGSKLNTAWEGVRTGPEGIAARLVPYAGKLLSWFLSQAGSVGIIALEFLLTVIIAAILYVNGETASKGVFQFARRLGGHRGEDVAMLAAKTVRGVALGVVGTALVQSLLGGIGLSVAGVPAATVLTGVMFMLCIAQLGPGLVLFPAVIWLYWSGQTTWGTMLLVWTIFACTIDNLLRPILIKKGADLPMLLIFAGVIGGLASFGIVGLFIGPVVLSVTLRLLGVWVADTEVSPSREDAGAGP from the coding sequence ATGTCGATGCAGAAATCCCCGGCCCCGGACCTGACCAGGATCATACTGCAGATTCTATGGATCGGAATCCTGATTGCTTCAAGCCTCTGGATACTGAGGCCTTTCCTTCCGTCTCTTATCTGGTCCGTCATGATCGTTGTGGCCACCTGGCCATTCATGCTGAAGATGGAAACCTGTCTGTGGCGGAAGCGGGGCCTTGCTGTCGCGGCAATGATGATCGCCATGCTGACCCTGTTCGTCGTACCTTTTTCGCTGGCCATTGTCGCCATCATCGATAATGCGGACAGAATCGCCGCCTGGGTGACATCCTTCCAGGGGCAGGCTCTGCCGGCACTTCCTGACTGGTTGTCTGGAGTTCCTGTTGTGGGATCAAAGTTAAACACTGCCTGGGAAGGTGTCAGGACCGGGCCGGAAGGAATAGCGGCACGCCTTGTCCCTTATGCGGGAAAGCTTCTGAGCTGGTTTCTCTCCCAGGCCGGAAGCGTGGGGATCATCGCGCTGGAATTTCTCCTCACGGTGATCATCGCCGCGATCTTATACGTCAATGGCGAGACGGCCTCCAAGGGCGTTTTTCAATTCGCACGTCGGCTCGGAGGGCATCGTGGAGAGGATGTCGCCATGCTGGCTGCAAAAACCGTACGGGGGGTTGCTCTTGGTGTGGTCGGTACGGCCCTGGTGCAGTCACTCCTCGGCGGCATCGGTCTGTCCGTCGCTGGAGTGCCGGCCGCTACGGTGCTGACCGGAGTGATGTTCATGCTCTGCATCGCCCAGCTGGGGCCGGGGCTTGTCCTTTTTCCCGCAGTGATCTGGCTTTACTGGAGCGGTCAGACGACCTGGGGAACGATGTTGCTCGTATGGACGATATTTGCCTGCACCATTGACAATCTCCTGCGCCCGATCCTCATCAAAAAAGGCGCCGATCTGCCGATGCTCCTGATCTTTGCCGGTGTCATCGGGGGACTTGCCTCCTTTGGCATCGTCGGGCTTTTTATTGGTCCGGTCGTGCTCTCTGTGACCCTCAGACTGCTGGGAGTATGGGTAGCAGACACAGAAGTGAGTCCAAGCCGGGAAGATGCAGGAGCCGGCCCTTGA
- a CDS encoding efflux RND transporter permease subunit, which translates to MSRFFINRPIVAMVIAILMVIVGLVAMSGLPTAQFPNIVPPEMKVTGMYPGADAQTIEQSVATPIEQQMSGVDNMNYMYSLNSNDGKMSLTVNFDIKTDPSTDQILAQMRTNQANSQLPSDVISQGVTVQKSMSAPLIVFALFSPKGTYDNVFLANYCYININDQMTRVPGIASVTVFGAGQYAMRLWVRPDQLAKLGITIPEIVNAVQQQNTVNPAGQVGGEPVPPGQEFTYAVRSQGRLQNEGEFGNIVIRANRDGSLVHVKDVGRIELGAQSYNLIGRLNGRPAAIIALYQLPGTNAIEAADGAKKLMTQLKERFPADLDYVVALDTTLAVTEGIKEIVHTLFEALALVIVVVFIFLQGWRATLIPLLAVPVSLVGTFMFFPLFGFSINTLSLFGLVLAIGLVVDDAIVVVEAVEHHIEQGMPPREATLKAMEEVSGPVIAIAVILAAVFVPTAFVPGITGRLYQQFAVTIAVSVIISAFNALTLSPALAALLLRPKKKSRGALQKFFDGFNRIFGRSTDGYVSWCDHFIRKSRMSLLFLFGTVILAAFFGKHLPTSFLPDEDQGYVYAGLQLPDAASLQRTDAATKKAEEIILKTPGVKYCTSVIGYSMLSGVANTYSAFFFITLDDWAERKNPEEKYGAIKAQLTRRLGALPEAIGFAFPPPAIPGIGTSGGFTFILEDRAGKDIAFLADQTGRFLDAARKRPELAGLSTTFRPVVPQVFVGVDRDKVLKQGVNLSDVYKTLQCFMGGAFVNYFNRFGRQWQIYVQAEGQYRTKAENFGQFHVRNSNGVMVPLSAVTSIRSIAGPEFTMRYNLYRSAQINGSAAPGYSSAQAMAALEEVFEQTMPREMGYDYLGMSYQEKKAQEGVSPAVIFGFSLLCVFLILAAQYESWSLPFSVLLGTPIAVMGAFGALWVLRFENNVYAQIGLVMLIGLAAKNAILIVEFAKMEYEKGKPVVEAALTGARLRLRPILMTSFAFILGCVPLAMASGAGALSRRVMGWAVIGGMLAASFIAIFLIPVTFTVVEKLSHREERGAQIQAEETEKEGKGHE; encoded by the coding sequence ATGTCCAGGTTCTTCATCAACCGCCCCATCGTGGCCATGGTGATCGCCATCCTTATGGTCATTGTCGGCCTCGTGGCCATGTCGGGTCTGCCGACGGCGCAGTTTCCCAACATCGTCCCGCCGGAAATGAAGGTCACCGGCATGTATCCCGGCGCCGATGCCCAGACCATCGAGCAGTCCGTGGCCACCCCCATCGAGCAGCAGATGTCCGGCGTGGACAACATGAACTACATGTACTCCCTCAATTCCAACGACGGGAAGATGTCCCTGACGGTGAACTTCGATATCAAGACAGACCCCAGCACCGATCAGATCCTCGCCCAGATGAGAACAAATCAGGCCAATTCACAGCTTCCCTCCGACGTGATCAGCCAGGGCGTCACGGTGCAGAAGTCGATGTCGGCGCCCCTGATCGTGTTCGCCCTTTTCTCTCCGAAAGGGACCTATGATAACGTTTTTCTGGCCAACTACTGCTACATCAACATCAACGACCAGATGACCCGGGTGCCCGGCATCGCCAGCGTTACCGTCTTCGGCGCCGGACAGTACGCCATGCGTCTCTGGGTCAGACCCGACCAGCTCGCGAAACTGGGGATCACCATTCCCGAGATCGTCAATGCCGTCCAGCAGCAGAACACGGTGAACCCTGCCGGCCAGGTTGGCGGTGAACCTGTGCCGCCCGGTCAGGAATTCACCTATGCCGTCCGATCTCAGGGCCGCCTTCAAAACGAGGGGGAGTTCGGCAATATCGTGATCCGGGCAAACCGGGACGGCTCCCTTGTCCATGTCAAGGATGTGGGTCGGATCGAGCTTGGGGCGCAGTCATACAACCTCATCGGCCGTCTTAACGGCAGGCCCGCGGCGATCATTGCCCTCTATCAGTTGCCCGGCACCAATGCGATCGAAGCGGCCGATGGGGCCAAAAAGCTCATGACGCAGCTGAAGGAGAGATTCCCCGCCGATCTGGACTACGTGGTTGCCCTCGACACGACCCTCGCCGTCACGGAGGGCATCAAGGAGATCGTTCATACCCTCTTCGAAGCCCTGGCCCTTGTCATTGTCGTCGTTTTCATCTTTCTGCAGGGCTGGCGGGCGACACTCATTCCGCTTCTGGCCGTGCCGGTTTCGCTCGTGGGGACCTTCATGTTTTTCCCTCTCTTCGGGTTTTCCATCAACACGCTTTCGCTTTTCGGACTGGTCTTAGCCATCGGACTGGTCGTTGATGACGCTATCGTCGTCGTCGAGGCGGTGGAGCATCACATCGAACAGGGAATGCCCCCCCGGGAGGCAACACTCAAGGCCATGGAGGAAGTCTCCGGTCCCGTTATCGCCATCGCCGTCATCCTTGCGGCCGTTTTCGTACCAACGGCGTTCGTTCCGGGGATCACGGGGCGCCTCTACCAGCAGTTCGCCGTGACCATCGCGGTTTCCGTCATCATCTCGGCTTTCAACGCCCTGACTCTCTCACCGGCCCTGGCGGCCCTCCTGCTCCGGCCGAAAAAGAAATCCCGGGGGGCTCTGCAGAAATTCTTCGACGGATTCAACCGCATCTTCGGCCGTTCTACTGACGGATACGTGAGCTGGTGTGATCATTTCATCCGCAAGAGCAGGATGAGCCTCCTTTTCCTTTTCGGTACCGTCATTCTGGCCGCCTTCTTCGGGAAGCACCTGCCGACCTCCTTCCTCCCTGATGAGGACCAGGGATATGTCTACGCGGGACTTCAGCTTCCCGACGCGGCCTCCCTGCAGAGGACCGACGCCGCGACAAAAAAGGCCGAGGAGATCATCTTGAAGACCCCGGGGGTGAAGTACTGTACTTCCGTTATCGGTTACAGCATGCTCAGCGGCGTAGCGAACACCTACAGCGCGTTTTTCTTCATCACCCTGGATGACTGGGCTGAAAGGAAAAATCCCGAGGAGAAATACGGCGCCATCAAGGCGCAACTGACCCGGCGACTGGGGGCCCTGCCCGAAGCCATCGGCTTTGCTTTTCCGCCTCCGGCCATCCCCGGCATCGGGACCTCCGGCGGCTTCACCTTCATCCTGGAGGACAGGGCAGGGAAAGACATTGCTTTTCTGGCCGATCAGACAGGCCGTTTTCTTGATGCGGCCCGGAAGAGACCGGAACTGGCCGGACTCAGCACAACCTTCCGCCCTGTCGTGCCCCAGGTTTTCGTGGGCGTGGACCGCGACAAGGTTCTTAAGCAGGGGGTGAATCTCTCGGATGTCTACAAAACCCTGCAGTGCTTCATGGGGGGAGCCTTTGTGAACTATTTCAACCGGTTCGGCCGCCAGTGGCAGATCTATGTCCAGGCGGAAGGCCAGTACCGGACGAAGGCCGAAAACTTCGGACAGTTCCATGTACGCAACAGCAATGGTGTAATGGTTCCCCTTTCCGCTGTGACCAGTATCCGCTCTATTGCCGGGCCGGAGTTCACCATGCGCTACAACCTGTACCGCAGCGCCCAGATCAACGGCTCGGCGGCTCCGGGTTACAGCTCGGCCCAGGCCATGGCGGCCCTGGAGGAAGTCTTTGAACAGACGATGCCCCGGGAGATGGGCTATGACTACCTCGGCATGAGCTACCAGGAAAAAAAGGCCCAGGAAGGGGTGTCGCCTGCGGTCATCTTCGGTTTTTCACTTCTGTGCGTCTTTCTGATCCTGGCTGCTCAGTATGAGAGCTGGTCTCTTCCCTTCAGCGTGCTTCTGGGAACACCCATTGCCGTCATGGGGGCCTTCGGCGCCCTGTGGGTGTTGAGGTTCGAAAACAATGTCTATGCCCAGATCGGACTTGTCATGCTCATCGGGCTGGCGGCGAAAAACGCGATTCTTATCGTAGAGTTCGCCAAGATGGAATACGAAAAGGGAAAGCCCGTCGTCGAAGCGGCCCTGACCGGGGCAAGGCTTCGATTGCGGCCGATCCTGATGACGTCCTTTGCCTTCATCCTGGGCTGCGTGCCGCTGGCGATGGCAAGCGGCGCCGGAGCACTCTCGCGGCGGGTGATGGGCTGGGCCGTTATCGGCGGGATGCTGGCCGCAAGTTTCATTGCCATCTTCCTCATCCCCGTCACGTTCACCGTTGTGGAAAAGCTGTCGCACCGGGAGGAAAGGGGCGCACAAATCCAGGCTGAAGAGACTGAAAAGGAGGGGAAGGGCCATGAATAA
- a CDS encoding HAD family hydrolase codes for MTQALPGGKHIDVVLFDFGGVLAEEGWKQGFRVIAEANGLDGDELIQAATDTVYATGYILGTGSEGSFWNALREKTGIRGEDACLMQEIVSRFLPRAWMFELVKRLRKEGLTVGILSDQTDILDKLNERFDFFPLFDHVFNSYHVGKGKRDISLFDDIALVLRTKPDRILFIDDDSGHVERARRKGWKAVQYVDRETFLADMERVLPVRDLTGNVRNRAT; via the coding sequence ATGACGCAGGCGCTTCCAGGCGGCAAACATATTGATGTGGTCCTCTTCGATTTCGGCGGTGTCCTTGCTGAAGAGGGATGGAAACAGGGTTTCCGGGTCATCGCCGAAGCGAATGGACTCGATGGCGATGAGTTGATTCAGGCGGCCACGGATACCGTTTATGCCACGGGTTACATCCTCGGGACAGGGTCGGAAGGCAGCTTCTGGAACGCCCTGAGGGAAAAGACCGGCATCCGGGGGGAGGACGCATGCCTGATGCAGGAAATCGTTTCCCGGTTTCTCCCGAGAGCCTGGATGTTCGAGCTGGTAAAAAGATTGAGGAAAGAAGGGCTGACAGTCGGTATCCTCAGCGATCAGACGGACATCCTGGACAAATTGAATGAACGGTTTGATTTCTTCCCGCTGTTCGATCATGTCTTCAACAGCTATCACGTCGGAAAGGGAAAGAGGGACATTTCACTGTTCGATGACATCGCCCTGGTCCTGAGAACGAAGCCGGACAGGATTCTATTCATCGATGACGACTCTGGGCATGTGGAAAGGGCAAGACGGAAAGGCTGGAAGGCCGTTCAATATGTGGATCGTGAGACTTTCCTTGCGGACATGGAGCGCGTCCTGCCGGTCCGTGATCTCACAGGGAACGTCAGAAACAGAGCGACCTGA
- a CDS encoding putative quinol monooxygenase has product MNLTIEVRAKPEKFQELYQTLQALLPTMRRENGCLESRIYRDVEDGEVFSLAMHWDDVEKFENYMRSISGSALLGAVDLLSKAVRVRMGGDNPWGGIEVLKRMRKGV; this is encoded by the coding sequence ATGAATCTCACCATCGAAGTGAGGGCCAAACCGGAAAAGTTTCAGGAGCTTTATCAGACCTTACAGGCGCTCCTTCCCACAATGCGCAGGGAAAATGGATGTCTTGAGTCCCGCATCTACCGGGATGTGGAGGATGGCGAGGTTTTTTCCCTTGCGATGCACTGGGACGACGTGGAGAAATTTGAAAACTACATGCGCTCGATCAGCGGTAGCGCGCTTCTCGGAGCTGTCGACCTGCTGAGCAAAGCAGTGAGGGTCAGGATGGGCGGCGATAATCCCTGGGGTGGAATCGAAGTCCTGAAGCGGATGAGGAAGGGAGTCTGA
- a CDS encoding ISL3 family transposase encodes MSTSVLYHAFNLKGITYRATRFTGDVIEYFADVKEEYIRCPKCGQRKFTFKGQKTRSFHLGPMGRKRCFLVLSLHRIKCNTCDTLWWPDLPFMVGKHRFARSFALIVLDLLRFGTIRWVADYLGVGWDMIKEIHKLKLQRLYRNIPLHKVRYIGIDEFSIRKGHEYMTTVMDLSEGRILYATEGKGKEGILPFLKKLARKGKKLRAVAMDMGISFFSAVREALPNIDVVFDRYHIMALMNQGIENLRRNHQKELDDTGKQTLKGNRFLLLRNYDSLKPDHKERLDALMQANQPLFVMHSMKEQLRLFWEIPEYAQAVTFLDTWCKDAMLSGIKELVKVAKTLSGYRTAILNYFKHHITNAALEGTNNKIKTLKRQAYGFRDMEYFKLRLYHLHTQRYSLTG; translated from the coding sequence ATGTCCACATCGGTTCTTTATCATGCTTTCAATCTGAAGGGTATTACTTATAGAGCAACACGCTTCACGGGTGACGTCATCGAATATTTTGCAGATGTGAAAGAAGAATACATTCGCTGTCCAAAGTGCGGGCAGCGTAAATTTACCTTTAAAGGACAGAAAACACGGAGTTTTCATCTGGGACCTATGGGGCGTAAGAGGTGTTTCCTTGTACTTTCCCTTCATCGAATAAAATGCAACACTTGCGACACCCTTTGGTGGCCCGATCTGCCTTTTATGGTGGGGAAGCATAGATTTGCCCGATCCTTTGCTCTGATTGTTCTGGATCTGCTTCGATTCGGCACGATTCGCTGGGTTGCCGATTACCTCGGCGTGGGTTGGGATATGATCAAAGAGATTCATAAGTTGAAATTGCAGCGCCTCTATCGGAACATTCCTCTTCATAAAGTTCGGTATATCGGTATCGATGAATTCAGCATCCGGAAAGGCCATGAGTACATGACCACGGTGATGGATCTCTCCGAAGGACGAATCCTTTACGCCACTGAGGGAAAGGGCAAGGAGGGGATTTTACCCTTCCTGAAAAAACTTGCACGCAAGGGGAAAAAACTGCGAGCGGTTGCAATGGACATGGGAATTTCCTTCTTCTCCGCCGTCCGGGAAGCCCTTCCCAATATCGATGTCGTCTTCGACCGTTACCATATTATGGCTCTGATGAATCAAGGCATCGAAAACTTGCGCAGAAATCATCAGAAAGAACTTGATGATACCGGGAAGCAAACCCTCAAGGGAAACCGCTTCCTCCTTTTGCGAAATTATGATTCCCTGAAGCCGGACCATAAGGAACGTCTCGATGCCCTGATGCAGGCCAATCAGCCTCTATTCGTCATGCATTCCATGAAAGAGCAACTCAGACTCTTCTGGGAAATACCGGAGTACGCCCAGGCTGTTACCTTCCTTGACACCTGGTGTAAGGACGCCATGCTGTCCGGAATCAAAGAACTCGTCAAAGTAGCCAAAACGCTCTCCGGATACAGGACTGCGATACTCAATTATTTCAAACATCACATTACAAATGCCGCCCTTGAGGGCACAAACAACAAGATTAAAACTTTAAAAAGGCAGGCCTATGGATTCCGGGATATGGAATACTTCAAACTCCGCCTCTATCACCTGCATACTCAGAGGTACTCATTAACCGGATGA
- a CDS encoding efflux transporter outer membrane subunit, with amino-acid sequence MNKSIFAILIVLVLAGCAVGPDYRRPVIESPPAWRIDEVEAQETANMAWWDQLNDPVMNSLIDEALKQNLDLKIATARIDEYIGRYWMGRSGLFPQIGVTAEAGRSRSSEEGAAPMSPQVENPADFYQGFFSGSWEIDLWGKLRRATEASRADLLATQEARQAVILSLVSAVANGYITLRDFDKQREIAVNTAKTREESYKLFKQRFEGGVISELELNQVKSEYEQALATIPQIEKQIVFQENALSRLLGRNPGPIARGKHIDELVLPAVPMGLPSDLLANRPDIRQAEQVLVAANARIGVARAQYFPALSLTGLFGQASADLSNLFTGSARVWSWGGSVAAPIFTGGAIRGQVKAAEAVRQQALFGYQRAIQTAFREVEDALVDQRRTREQLEAQQRQVDSLRDYTRFARLRYENGYTSYIEVLDAERSLFSAELTYVQTQGTLFGALVNLYKAMGGGWVVEADKLTVSSSKKEGSSG; translated from the coding sequence ATGAATAAATCGATCTTCGCCATCCTGATTGTCCTTGTTCTGGCTGGCTGTGCCGTCGGTCCTGACTACAGGCGTCCGGTGATAGAAAGTCCTCCGGCCTGGCGCATCGATGAAGTTGAGGCACAGGAAACAGCCAATATGGCATGGTGGGATCAGCTCAACGATCCGGTCATGAACTCACTGATCGATGAGGCCCTGAAGCAGAACCTGGATCTGAAGATCGCCACCGCCCGGATCGACGAGTACATCGGCAGGTACTGGATGGGACGCTCCGGCCTGTTCCCGCAAATCGGGGTGACCGCTGAAGCAGGGCGTAGCCGTTCCTCCGAGGAGGGAGCGGCCCCGATGTCGCCGCAGGTGGAAAATCCGGCGGATTTTTACCAGGGCTTCTTCAGCGGCAGTTGGGAGATCGATCTCTGGGGTAAATTGAGAAGGGCCACCGAAGCATCGCGGGCCGATCTGCTGGCCACGCAAGAGGCACGGCAGGCGGTCATCCTGTCGCTGGTCAGCGCCGTGGCGAACGGTTACATCACTTTGCGCGATTTCGATAAACAGAGAGAAATCGCCGTAAATACCGCTAAGACAAGAGAGGAATCCTACAAGCTATTCAAACAGCGTTTTGAAGGCGGGGTCATTTCGGAACTCGAACTCAACCAGGTCAAGTCCGAGTATGAACAGGCCCTGGCCACGATACCGCAGATAGAGAAACAGATTGTCTTTCAGGAAAACGCCCTGAGCCGTTTGCTGGGAAGGAATCCCGGACCCATCGCCCGGGGAAAGCACATAGACGAACTGGTCCTTCCCGCCGTCCCCATGGGCCTTCCCTCGGATCTGCTGGCTAATCGCCCGGACATCCGCCAGGCGGAGCAGGTGCTGGTCGCGGCCAATGCCCGGATCGGAGTGGCAAGGGCGCAGTACTTTCCGGCACTTTCTCTTACCGGCCTGTTCGGCCAGGCGAGCGCGGATCTCTCGAATCTGTTCACCGGATCAGCACGGGTGTGGAGCTGGGGCGGAAGCGTAGCTGCTCCGATCTTCACGGGAGGAGCCATCAGAGGGCAGGTCAAGGCTGCCGAGGCCGTGCGGCAGCAGGCCCTGTTCGGCTACCAGAGAGCCATTCAGACGGCCTTCCGGGAGGTCGAGGATGCCCTCGTCGATCAGCGGCGAACCCGAGAACAGCTTGAGGCTCAGCAGCGGCAGGTCGATTCCCTGCGTGATTACACCCGCTTTGCCCGGCTGCGCTATGAAAACGGCTACACCAGCTACATAGAGGTCCTCGATGCGGAGAGGAGTCTCTTCTCCGCGGAGCTTACCTACGTCCAGACCCAGGGGACCCTCTTTGGAGCGCTTGTAAATCTCTATAAAGCCATGGGCGGAGGATGGGTTGTCGAGGCGGATAAGCTGACGGTATCTTCATCGAAAAAAGAAGGTTCATCCGGTTAA